One region of Zingiber officinale cultivar Zhangliang chromosome 7B, Zo_v1.1, whole genome shotgun sequence genomic DNA includes:
- the LOC122006925 gene encoding abscisic stress-ripening protein 5-like produces the protein MAEEKQHHHHFHHHKEEEQPASYEQLKEEEKHHKHKQHLGEAGAMAAGAFALYEKHEAKKDPEHAHKHKIEEEVAAAVAVGSGGYAFHEHHEKKESKKEAEEASGKKHHHLF, from the exons ATGGCCGAGGAGAAGCAACACCACCACCACTTCCACCACCACAAGGAGGAAGAGCAGCCCGCCAGCTATGAGCAgttgaaggaggaggagaagcacCACAAGCACAAGCAGCACCTCGGAGAAGCCGGCGCGATGGCGGCCGGCGCTTTCGCTTTG TACGAGAAGCATGAGGCGAAGAAGGACCCGGAGCACGCGCACAAGCACAAGATAGAGGAGGAAGTGGCGGCGGCGGTGGCGGTGGGCAGCGGAGGCTACGCCTTCCACGAGCACCACGAGAAGAAGGAATCCAAGAAGGAGGCTGAGGAAGCGAGCGGGAAGAAGCACCACCATCTCTTCTGA